In the Pithys albifrons albifrons isolate INPA30051 chromosome 3, PitAlb_v1, whole genome shotgun sequence genome, one interval contains:
- the CBX7 gene encoding chromobox protein homolog 7 isoform X1, with protein MELSAIGEQVFAVESIRKKRVRKGKVEYLVKWKGWPPKYSTWEPEDHILDPRLVVAYEEKEERDRASGYRKRGPKPKRLLLQRLYGMDLRSAHKGKEKLCFSLARRFGGGDSSLPGATKTGQAEFPEKTGGAVLPFSLRKQRKNQKYLRLSRKKFPRMASLENRNCRHEFFLNDAVGLEARQGPEDWEATQHTNKEADVDATLPWIPTVPPSEVTVTDITANSITVTFREAQVAEGFFRDRSAQF; from the exons ATGGAGCTGTCGGCCATCGGGGAGCAGGTGTTCGCGGTGGAGAGCATCCGCAAGAAGCGCGTGCGGAAG GGTAAAGTAGAGTACCTGGTGAAATGGAAAGGATGGCCCCCAAA ataCAGCACATGGGAGCCAGAGGATCATATCTTGGACCCTCGCCTAGTAGTGGCTTATGAAGAAAA ggaagaaagagaCCGTGCATCGGGGTACAGGAAAAGAGGCCCCAAACCAAAGCGCCTCCTACTGCAG CGACTGTATGGTATGGACTTGAGGAGTGCTcacaaaggaaaggagaagctCTGTTTCTCTCTTGCACGGAGATTTGGAGGAGGAGACAGTAGTCTGCCAGGGGCCACCAAGACAGGGCAGGCTGAGTTCCCAGAGAAGACTGGGGGAGCAGTCCTTCCATTCTCTCTCCGGAAACAACGCAAAAACCAGAAGTACCTGCGACTGTCAAGGAAGAAGTTCCCCCGTATGGCGAGCCTGGAGAACCGAAACTGCAGGCATGAGTTTTTCCTGAATGATGCAGTGGGCCTAGAGGCCAGGCAGGGCCCTGAAGACTGGGAGGCTACGCAGCACACTAACAAAGAAG cagaTGTGGATGCCACTCTCCCTTGGATCCCCACTGTGCCCCCCAGTGAAGTGACAGTGACAGACATCACAGCAAACTCCATTACCGTCACTTTCAGAGAAGCACAAGTGGCTGAGGGCTTCTTTCGAGACCGGAGTGCACAGTTCTGA
- the CBX7 gene encoding chromobox protein homolog 7 isoform X2 has protein sequence MELSAIGEQVFAVESIRKKRVRKGKVEYLVKWKGWPPKYSTWEPEDHILDPRLVVAYEEKEERDRASGYRKRGPKPKRLLLQRLYGMDLRSAHKGKEKLCFSLARRFGGGDSSLPGATKTGQAEFPEKTGGAVLPFSLRKQRKNQKYLRLSRKKFPRMASLENRNCRHEFFLNDAVGLEARQGPEDWEATQHTNKEDVDATLPWIPTVPPSEVTVTDITANSITVTFREAQVAEGFFRDRSAQF, from the exons ATGGAGCTGTCGGCCATCGGGGAGCAGGTGTTCGCGGTGGAGAGCATCCGCAAGAAGCGCGTGCGGAAG GGTAAAGTAGAGTACCTGGTGAAATGGAAAGGATGGCCCCCAAA ataCAGCACATGGGAGCCAGAGGATCATATCTTGGACCCTCGCCTAGTAGTGGCTTATGAAGAAAA ggaagaaagagaCCGTGCATCGGGGTACAGGAAAAGAGGCCCCAAACCAAAGCGCCTCCTACTGCAG CGACTGTATGGTATGGACTTGAGGAGTGCTcacaaaggaaaggagaagctCTGTTTCTCTCTTGCACGGAGATTTGGAGGAGGAGACAGTAGTCTGCCAGGGGCCACCAAGACAGGGCAGGCTGAGTTCCCAGAGAAGACTGGGGGAGCAGTCCTTCCATTCTCTCTCCGGAAACAACGCAAAAACCAGAAGTACCTGCGACTGTCAAGGAAGAAGTTCCCCCGTATGGCGAGCCTGGAGAACCGAAACTGCAGGCATGAGTTTTTCCTGAATGATGCAGTGGGCCTAGAGGCCAGGCAGGGCCCTGAAGACTGGGAGGCTACGCAGCACACTAACAAAGAAG aTGTGGATGCCACTCTCCCTTGGATCCCCACTGTGCCCCCCAGTGAAGTGACAGTGACAGACATCACAGCAAACTCCATTACCGTCACTTTCAGAGAAGCACAAGTGGCTGAGGGCTTCTTTCGAGACCGGAGTGCACAGTTCTGA